The proteins below come from a single Balaenoptera musculus isolate JJ_BM4_2016_0621 chromosome 1, mBalMus1.pri.v3, whole genome shotgun sequence genomic window:
- the LOC118894689 gene encoding tyrosine-protein phosphatase non-receptor type 11-like: MTSRRWFHPNLGGVEAEQLLRSKGQHGSFLARPSKSRPGGFTLSVRRHDEVTHIKIQNTGDYYDLYGGEKFATLAELVQHYTGQRGGLLRERGGAPVELLHPLSCQDPTSERWYHGHLSGKEAEKLLMQKGRPGSFLVRESQSKPGDFVLSALTQQLDRAGRQARVTHVMIHFQPDGKYDVGGGERFDTLGDLVECYRKNPLVERSGTVVHLQQPLKTTRISATSIESRVRELNEAMDASEKAKQGFWEEFEMLQQQECRLLYPRKEGQRPENKPKNRYRNILPFDTTRVILRDVEDSAPGADYINANYIRSDPEEKPGHGPGKVYIATQGCLPTTVAAFWAMVHQENTRVIVMTTREVERGRNKCFRYWPELHGSQEYGRLRVCNVAEHQAQGYCVRELQVWRADQEESPRTVKHCQYFGWPDHGVPAAPTGVLGFLDEVNRAQSSMPGAGPMVVHCSAGIGRTGTIIVLDILVDVIRRQGLDCDIDVPKTIQHVRRQRSGMVQTEAQYKFVYLALQRYIRGEQLRLREQVGAGPGRGGTCGGITMVTSGPSPQREPPEERDSLKVGASPADPGCSPGTAPSRAPAATPEASGHVYENLLPLGP; this comes from the exons ATGACCTCGCGCAG GTGGTTTCATCCCAACCTCGGTGGGGTCGAGGCGGAGCAGCTGCTCCGGTCCAAGGGCCAGCACGGGAGCTTCCTGGCAAGACCCAGCAAGAGCCGCCCGGGCGGCTTCACGCTGTCCGTCAG GCGCCACGACGAGGTGACCCACATCAAGATCCAGAACACAGGCGACTACTACGATCTGTATGGAGGGGAGAAGTTCGCGACGCTGGCCGAGCTGGTGCAGCACTACACAGGCCAGCGCGGGGGGCTGCTCCGAGAGCGTGGCGGGGCCCCCGTGGAGCTCTTGCACCCGCTGAGCTGCCAGGACCCCACGTCAGAACG GTGGTACCACGGGCACCTGTCTGGCAAGGAGGCCGAGAAGCTGCTGATGCAGAAGGGGCGTCCGGGCAGCTTCCTGGTTCGGGAGAGTCAGAGCAAACCTGGGGACTTCGTGCTGTCAGCGCTCACACAGCAGCTGGACAGGGCAGGCCGCCAGGCACGCGTCACCCATGTCATGATCCACTTCCAG CCAGATGGGAAGTACGATGTGGGAGGTGGCGAGCGGTTTGACACCCTGGGAGACCTGGTGGAATGCTACAGAAAGAACCCTCTGGTGGAGAGGTCGGGGACCGTAGTGCACCTCCAGCAG CCCCTCAAGACCACGAGAATCAGCGCCACAAGCATTGAGAGCCGTGTGCGGGAGCTCAACGAGGCCATGGATGCCAGCGAGAAGGCCAAGCAGGGCTTCTGGGAGGAGTTCGAG ATGCTGCAGCAGCAGGAGTGCCGGCTCCTGTATCCCCGGAAGGAGGGCCAGCGGCCGGAGAACAAGCCCAAGAACCGATACAGGAACATCCTTCCCT TTGATACCACCCGTGTCATCCTGCGTGATGTGGAGGACAGCGCGCCTGGAGCCGACTACATCAACGCCAACTACATCAGG AGTGACCCAGAGGAGAAGCCAGGCCATGGACCAGGCAAGGTGTACATCGCCACCCAGGGCTGTCTGCCAACTACAGTGGCTGCCTTCTGGGCCATGGTGCACCAGGAGAACACGCGTGTCATCGTCATGACCACCAGGGAGGTGGAGCGAGGCCGG AACAAGTGTTTCCGATACTGGCCAGAGCTGCACGGCAGCCAAGAGTATGGCCGCCTGCGTGTGTGCAACGTTGCTGAGCACCAGGCCCAGGGCTATTGTGTGAGGGAGCTGCAGGTGTGGCGGGCAGACCAG GAGGAGTCACCGCGCACAGTGAAGCACTGCCAGTACTTCGGCTGGCCGGACCACGGGGTGCCGGCCGCGCCCACCGGCGTCCTTGGCTTCCTGGACGAGGTGAACCGGGCCCAGAGCAGCATGCCGGGGGCCGGACCCATGGTAGTGCACTGCAG CGCCGGCATCGGACGCACTGGCACAATCATTGTGCTTGACATCCTGGTGGACGTCATTCGCAGGCAGG GGCTGGACTGCGACATCGACGTCCCCAAGACGATCCAGCATGTGCGGCGGCAGCGCTCGGGGATGGTGCAGACCGAGGCGCAGTACAAGTTCGTGTACCTGGCGCTGCAGCGGTACATCCGGGGCGAGCAGCTACGCCTGCGCgagcaggtgggggcagggccgGGCCGGGGCGGAACCTGCGGGGGCATCACCATGGTGACCAGCGGCCCCTCCCCTCAGCGCGAGCCGCCCGAGGAGCGCGACTCCCTGAAGGTGGGAGCCTCGCCCGCCGACCCCGGCTGTAGCCCCGGAACCGCGCCGTCCCGGGCGCCGGCGGC CACCCCGGAGGCCTCCGGCCACGTGTACGAGAACCTGCTGCCACTCGGGCCGTGA
- the RNF223 gene encoding RING finger protein 223, translating to MPRELTPASDSAPHLEEYTRPPPATGPPAALERKSGQGAPRPAWPGGEGASTAGTSELGASAWPCQPRGSCPGPADPGYQPRTMSSGPQVWHTAMPPAGRSSPTATVPRSPGSAGSPRSPGTPGSEKAASPLECSICFSGYDNIFKTPKELSCTHVFCLECLARMAATQPAGRPGSEAVPCPFCRRPTAVPAAGAPALHTSRQLQARMPAHLRREEPVWLEGTKLCCRPLPSAPGPVAPGFVYVDVGPSKPAMPAAPVPTPGPARRRGRLARCRARCRDWRRAALIVVLLLVLSCVVLWPVQCALRTGSLHCLPRPPSAAATAATTFSLGSLADN from the exons ATGCCCAGAGAACTCACACCCGCCTCAGACAGCGCTCCACACCTGGAGGAGTACACACGCCCGCCCCCAGCCACCGGCCCCCCAGCGGCCCTGGAGAGGAAGAGCGGCCAGGGAGCGCCCAGGCCAGCCTGGCCCGGAGGGGAAGGAGCCAGCACTGCCGGGACGAGTGAGCTCGGGGCCTCAGCCTGGCCGTGCCAGCCAAGAGGGTCATGCCCGGGCCCCGCTGACCCCGGCTACCAG CCCAGAACCATGTCATCAGGCCCACAGGTGTGGCACACGGCCATGCCGCCTGCTGGCAGGAGCAGCCCCACGGCCACAGTGCCCAGGTCCCCTGGCTCGGCCGGCAGCCCCAGGTCCCCGGGCACCCCTGGATCGGAGAAAGCGGCCTCCCCTCTGGAATGCTCCATCTGCTTCTCGGGCTACGACAACATCTTCAAGACACCCAAGGAGCTCTCCTGCACCCACGTCTTCTGCCTGGAGTGCCTCGCACGGATGGCAGCCACCCAGCCCGCAGGCCGGCCGGGTAGCGAGGCCGTGCCCTGCCCGTTCTGCCGGCGGCCCACGGCCGTGCCCGCTGCCGGGGCCCCCGCGCTGCACACCAGCCGCCAGCTGCAGGCGCGGATGCCAGCACACCTGCGGCGGGAGGAGCCCGTGTGGCTGGAGGGCACCAAGCTGTGCTGCCGCCCGCTGCCCTCTGCGCCTGGCCCTGTGGCGCCTGGCTTCGTGTATGTGGACGTGGGCCCGAGCAAGCCCGCCATGCCCGCAGCGCCCGTGCCCACCCCGGGCCCTGCCCGCCGTCGGGGCCGCCTGGCCCGCTGCCGGGCGCGCTGCCGGGACTGGAGGCGCGCGGCCCTCATCGTGGTGCTGCTGCTTGTGCTGTCCTGCGTGGTGCTCTGGCCCGTGCAGTGCGCGCTTAGGACCGGGAGCCTGCACTGCCTCCCCCGGCCGCCCTCCGCCGCCGCCACGGCCGCCACCACCTTCTCGCTTGGGTCCCTGGCTGACAACTAG